AAATTTTTCCATTTGCAAATTCACCATTGAGAAACTAGCTGAAGAATAAAAATCATATGCTATAGGCATTCATTTGAGAAAGTTATGCATACAGACTGAGAatttagagaaaaaaagaaaagaaaagaaaagaaatgcaaCAAGAACCTTCAAGTCTGGACTTTGGACTTCAAAAGGTGTTATACATACAAACTAATTTCACCAACTGCTTCATACACTTTCAAATTAACTTAATGAAGACTGCCTTCTCTTTTCTGTAGTAGGTGCTCTGATCTATGTTTTACTTAACCAGAGCAAGTTTGAGGGGGCCAACTATAAAAAGGAAATCTAAATCGATATATGAACACATACTATATGAACACATACTAATTTCTGTAGTAgctatttcatgatatgatttgatACAAATGTAGTAAGCAGTAGAAAGGAAAAAGTAAATGAGAACTCAatgaaataaaaggaaaagctAAAGAGATGAGTTGACTGAATGTCAATTAATGTTGAAAGCTGCAAAGAGTTGTCGCTTAGAGGAACCTTTTTTCCCACCGACCATCAATCCAGTGACCAGTGAAAACTTGAGGGATATGAGAAATTGTCTGATAATCTTCACTCTGTTTATCCAAATTCTGTACTTTGTGCATTAGCTCATCAGACATCTCATAAAACCCAAGAAATTGAAGTCTGGTCAAGTTTTGGATGCCCGAAGGCAACTCCTGCATCAGTTTACAATCACCTAAGCGCAGAATTCTGAGACTAGGCATTGATTCCTCTTCCACTCTCACCCATTTCAGTCTTGTTAATTGCACAATCTCTAAGTGCTGGAGTTTTTGAAATCCTCCAACCTTGAAACATATTGTCTCCCCTTCATAAGCACGATAGAGAGTAAGTGATACCAGATTGGGCAAATGTCCGAGGGAGCTTATTACATTCTCATCTTCTCTCAACCTACTGTTCAACAACCGTAACGTTCTCAAGGATTGAAGTGATGTCACCCATTGCGGCACTCTCTCCAAACGCCCCTTCAATATCAGACGTGTGAGGAATTCAAGCTTTGGAGAGACGGAATGTTGGAGATCAAGGATCTCGTCTTCTTTACTACAGGAGATGACCAATTCTTGAAGGTAGGTCAGCCTCAAGATGGAGGAGAGCAACTCCTTTCCATCTTCTCTTCTCAGTTTTGTGATCCATAATCGCCGCAGCTGCATGAGGTTTCCAATCTCCCTTACTATTTTATCACTATCTGCTTCTATATTAGTCAGATTTTCCAAGCAAATAAACTTTCCAATTCCAAGTGGACATTTACAGCCCCAAATTGCATACTCATTTGAATAATCACCCCATCCGCCTAACCAAAGAGAACGGAGTTTTCTTAGCTTCAGAATTTCCACAGGCAACTCTGTTACATTGGTTCCTCTCAGATCTTTAACTTCAAGGTTTTGAAGCTTCCCAATAGATTTTGGAATAATTTTAACTCCAGTTCCATAGAGACTAAGATACCTGAGATGAAATAGTTTGAAGACTTGCTTTGGGATGTTGTCCAATTCAGCTCCATCCAATTCCAACACCTTTAGCCACTTGGGATCACCATGTAAAAACTTGGATAAAAGTGTAGTTGTGAGAGGATCTTCATACTCAAATATTACCACAGACCGAAGACACTTTAAGCTACTAAATTCTTGTGGATTATCAGTGAAGTTGTGGATTGCTAGGTGTCGAACTTTTTCAGGCCATCTTGTGTAATATTTGGTGGCTACAGTCATGAATCCCTGCTCTTTAGATTTTGAAACAAGGATTTCACGCACAAAATCGTGGAGACCACATTTATCTAAGCTGCCATCGTCCAATGTGGATTTAACTTGGATTAAGCTTCTGTTGATGAGTTCTTTCATACATCTCATAGCAATGTCGGTGGATGTTATTCCTTCTTTCTCTTCTGCAAATCCTAGTGCAATCCATTTCAAAAGTATATCATCCACATCAATTGGATAATCTTCAGGGTAGATGCTTAGATATAATAGGCAGCTTTTAAGATAGTGAGGCAAATCATTGTAGCTAAGTAAGAGTACACTTTTGATTCTGTCAAGCTTACCACTGCCGTCTGCCTCGCCACCAAAACCATGAAGAATCATCTCCCATTCATCTGTCTTTTCCTTGTCCTTCAGAGCCAAAACACCACCTATTGCAACAATTGCAAGTGGTAGGCCCTCACATTTTTTCAGTATTTTTTTAGCAACTTCTTCTAGATTTGGAGGACAGTCATTGCACTGAAATGTTCGATTGCAAAACAGAGTCCAAGACTCTTTATCAGAAAGAGGCTCCATCCTATAGACGAAGTCAAGTGATCCTAAACAGGACGCAGAAGCTACATCGGCTATTCGTGTTGTCAATACAACACGACTAGCAGTATTGCAGTCAGGCAATACACATTTGATAGCTTCCCAGGCA
This portion of the Coffea eugenioides isolate CCC68of chromosome 11, Ceug_1.0, whole genome shotgun sequence genome encodes:
- the LOC113752240 gene encoding disease resistance protein RPM1-like, with amino-acid sequence MAESVVGFLINQLSTLLSQEITLLGGLKSDVQFIKDELGSMKSFLREAEAKEDNDSQLQEWLKQVREVAYDTEDVLDDFTFRFARGYKDGFCGKAGKIYNSIKNLKARHQISLEIKDIKARVGEISARHQRYQALYGTQDRGFSSSRQANADFDIRAQSLFIEEAQLVGIDKPKAELISKILDDHSQLKVVSVVGMGGLGKTTLVKKVYDDAAVKKQFQSHAWITVSRNFQFRDIIKNLIQYLYNEIRQPVPPEVESMNDIMLSEFVRDFLQERRYILVLDDVWSIDAWEAIKCVLPDCNTASRVVLTTRIADVASASCLGSLDFVYRMEPLSDKESWTLFCNRTFQCNDCPPNLEEVAKKILKKCEGLPLAIVAIGGVLALKDKEKTDEWEMILHGFGGEADGSGKLDRIKSVLLLSYNDLPHYLKSCLLYLSIYPEDYPIDVDDILLKWIALGFAEEKEGITSTDIAMRCMKELINRSLIQVKSTLDDGSLDKCGLHDFVREILVSKSKEQGFMTVATKYYTRWPEKVRHLAIHNFTDNPQEFSSLKCLRSVVIFEYEDPLTTTLLSKFLHGDPKWLKVLELDGAELDNIPKQVFKLFHLRYLSLYGTGVKIIPKSIGKLQNLEVKDLRGTNVTELPVEILKLRKLRSLWLGGWGDYSNEYAIWGCKCPLGIGKFICLENLTNIEADSDKIVREIGNLMQLRRLWITKLRREDGKELLSSILRLTYLQELVISCSKEDEILDLQHSVSPKLEFLTRLILKGRLERVPQWVTSLQSLRTLRLLNSRLREDENVISSLGHLPNLVSLTLYRAYEGETICFKVGGFQKLQHLEIVQLTRLKWVRVEEESMPSLRILRLGDCKLMQELPSGIQNLTRLQFLGFYEMSDELMHKVQNLDKQSEDYQTISHIPQVFTGHWIDGRWEKRFL